A region from the Lentimonas sp. CC4 genome encodes:
- a CDS encoding redoxin domain-containing protein — MNTFKSLLIASLALFTSLQAAVDTGASAPAFTVLDSAGAEHSLSDFAGQYVVLEWTRHDCPFVVKYYENGDMQALQKEMTAAGVVWLQVTSTAVGKTGYLTAEELDAMRKSVGTHSTATLLDEKGEVGRAYGARTTPHMFLINPEGIVVYQGAIDSIKSARSSDIAKATNYVKAAYESAVAGEAIEKPTTPPYGCGVKY, encoded by the coding sequence ATGAACACGTTCAAATCTCTCCTCATCGCATCACTCGCACTGTTCACCTCGCTGCAAGCTGCAGTGGACACGGGAGCATCGGCACCAGCGTTTACCGTGCTAGATAGCGCAGGGGCTGAGCACAGCTTATCGGATTTTGCTGGTCAGTATGTGGTGCTGGAATGGACACGGCACGATTGCCCGTTTGTGGTGAAGTATTATGAAAATGGCGACATGCAGGCGCTACAAAAAGAGATGACGGCTGCGGGTGTGGTTTGGTTGCAGGTGACGTCGACCGCGGTGGGCAAGACGGGGTATCTGACTGCCGAAGAACTTGATGCGATGCGCAAATCAGTCGGCACGCACTCGACGGCGACTTTGCTAGATGAGAAGGGTGAGGTCGGGCGGGCCTATGGTGCGCGCACCACGCCGCATATGTTTTTGATCAATCCTGAAGGCATCGTGGTGTATCAAGGTGCAATCGATAGCATCAAATCTGCAAGATCCAGCGACATTGCCAAGGCAACCAACTATGTGAAGGCTGCGTATGAGAGTGCGGTTGCTGGCGAGGCAATTGAAAAGCCAACGACACCTCCGTATGGTTGCGGGGTGAAGTATTAG
- a CDS encoding protein adenylyltransferase SelO, with the protein MEIPFNNTYARLPERFFAKQVPAQVPAPTLIRVNDALASTFSIDGDWLKSTDGIAVLAGNALATGSEPISQAYAGHQFGGFVPQLGDGRAILLGEVLDAQAGRFDLQLKGSGQTPFSRRGDGKSALGPVIREYIVSEAMFALGVPTTRALAAVATGETVLRQEGMVAGGILTRVAASHIRVGTFQYFHALNDVEALRMLADHVIARHYPHAAAEQNPYQALLKSVVTAQADLIAHWMSLGFIHGVMNTDNTAVSGETIDYGPCAFMDAFHPKCVFSSIDAQGRYAWGNQASIAYWNLTRLAETLLPLFSDDPDKANEMGEAALAVFPHRFSDQYIARFRAKLGLPAEAPADFIQETLETLAAQDVDFTLFFRHLTRVAAGDEPARLAALFASPESFEKWFNQWQRVAAPAEHLAAMQASNPILIPRNHRVEEAIQSAYRQDYAPFNRLIAALAKPYEENAEYADLEAAPRPEEVVHQTFCGT; encoded by the coding sequence ATGGAAATACCGTTTAACAATACCTACGCGCGGCTCCCTGAACGCTTCTTCGCTAAACAGGTGCCCGCTCAGGTGCCAGCTCCCACGCTTATTCGCGTCAACGATGCACTCGCATCCACGTTTTCCATCGATGGTGACTGGTTGAAGTCTACGGACGGCATCGCGGTGCTGGCTGGCAACGCGCTTGCCACAGGCTCTGAGCCGATCTCGCAAGCTTACGCGGGGCACCAATTCGGCGGATTTGTGCCGCAGCTTGGTGACGGCCGTGCGATTCTACTTGGCGAGGTGCTGGATGCACAAGCTGGACGATTCGATCTTCAGTTGAAGGGCTCCGGGCAAACGCCTTTCTCACGCCGAGGGGATGGTAAATCCGCGCTGGGGCCGGTGATTCGAGAATACATTGTGAGCGAAGCCATGTTCGCTCTCGGCGTCCCCACAACCCGTGCGCTGGCCGCCGTGGCGACCGGCGAAACGGTGCTGCGTCAAGAGGGTATGGTGGCTGGCGGTATACTCACTCGCGTCGCTGCGAGTCATATTCGTGTTGGCACCTTTCAATATTTCCATGCGCTGAATGATGTTGAAGCACTGCGTATGCTCGCGGACCACGTCATCGCTCGGCATTATCCACACGCCGCTGCGGAGCAGAATCCGTATCAGGCCTTGCTGAAGTCGGTGGTCACTGCTCAAGCGGATTTGATCGCCCACTGGATGTCGCTCGGCTTCATCCACGGAGTCATGAATACCGATAACACCGCGGTGAGCGGTGAGACGATTGACTACGGTCCTTGTGCATTTATGGATGCGTTTCATCCGAAGTGCGTGTTCAGCTCGATCGATGCGCAAGGTCGCTATGCCTGGGGTAATCAAGCAAGCATTGCATATTGGAACCTGACTCGCTTGGCGGAGACGCTGTTGCCTTTATTCTCAGACGATCCAGACAAAGCCAACGAGATGGGTGAAGCCGCACTCGCAGTGTTTCCGCATCGATTCAGTGATCAATACATTGCCCGTTTCCGCGCGAAGCTGGGCCTGCCGGCAGAAGCTCCAGCTGATTTCATACAAGAGACCTTAGAAACCTTGGCAGCCCAGGATGTCGATTTCACGCTCTTCTTTCGTCATCTCACCCGAGTTGCTGCAGGTGACGAGCCCGCACGCTTAGCGGCGCTTTTCGCGAGCCCTGAGTCCTTTGAAAAGTGGTTCAATCAATGGCAACGCGTTGCAGCACCTGCAGAGCATCTTGCGGCTATGCAGGCATCCAATCCGATCCTCATTCCCCGTAATCATCGTGTCGAGGAGGCGATACAGAGTGCCTACCGCCAGGATTATGCCCCTTTCAATCGACTCATCGCAGCCTTGGCCAAACCTTACGAGGAGAACGCTGAATACGCCGACCTAGAAGCCGCCCCTCGTCCCGAGGAAGTTGTGCATCAAACCTTCTGTGGGACTTGA
- a CDS encoding VanZ family protein — MKIKRHHVWPVALALAIFLASGTSNLAAPNVGFSYDKVAHFLVFGLVATSVIRIPFFIKHKWQGTIKVICLISLYGVLDEFRQSFTVGRSVEIDDWIADTLGALLASVLYLKWHWYRRLLELHCFGKKHAATVKQ; from the coding sequence TTGAAAATCAAACGTCACCACGTCTGGCCCGTTGCCCTCGCACTCGCCATCTTCCTCGCCTCTGGCACGAGTAACCTCGCCGCGCCCAACGTCGGATTTTCTTACGATAAGGTCGCGCACTTTTTAGTCTTCGGCCTAGTCGCGACCTCCGTCATTCGCATTCCTTTTTTCATCAAGCACAAATGGCAAGGCACCATCAAAGTCATCTGCCTGATATCACTCTACGGCGTGCTCGATGAATTCCGCCAGTCCTTCACCGTAGGTCGCAGCGTCGAAATCGACGATTGGATCGCCGACACCCTCGGCGCACTCCTCGCCAGCGTGCTCTACCTAAAGTGGCACTGGTATCGCCGCCTCTTGGAGCTGCACTGCTTCGGCAAAAAACACGCAGCTACCGTAAAACAGTAG
- a CDS encoding GAF domain-containing protein translates to MQSHATEHTAIDSLYRISSLVSNTEEPKEALALILQEIINVLQPSSASISLINPDTQRLELEVSHGLPEDWTDLDLALGQGITGWTALHGRALIVPDVKTEPRYISVRPHVCSEMAVPMEDRGMVIGVVNVDSEQLNAFDEHALKILTLLTNEASRVVSRLWLIKQLRVKAHQLESLINMGQGLVGELEQDKVLHSLAHEGRQLMNCHGCALFLLSPDQTQLKLHTMIGPKGSIDTPINILVEESSFKSGIHRKKQIEVADLPFTVENDFIKIVQSEGLVSMLATPIIFNNEVIGLLNAYTSHHHRFNNDEKKVFATLAQLGAIAIQNARLYSRIFTSEESLRQNEKLTTLGMLAAEIAHEIRNPLTVIKLLFESLDLQFEPGDDRETDMNVIGDKLNQLEAIVSRVLDFGRNRQDMHASYDLNALIKETLRLVRLKLHQSKIEINYLPNAHPLHVQVNKGQIQQVMLNLILNATQVMPEGGRIEISSTGDDQQAIFTIKDNGPGMPESIQGDIFESFLTNRPGGTGLGLSISKRILRDHHGNIELVQSTSEGTSFRFWLPKS, encoded by the coding sequence ATGCAAAGCCATGCGACAGAGCACACTGCCATCGATTCACTCTATCGAATCAGTAGCCTCGTATCCAATACCGAAGAGCCCAAAGAAGCACTCGCGCTGATTCTTCAAGAGATTATTAACGTGCTGCAGCCCAGCAGCGCATCGATCTCGCTCATTAATCCAGACACGCAGCGCCTCGAACTCGAAGTCTCCCACGGCCTCCCCGAAGATTGGACCGATCTAGATCTTGCACTCGGCCAAGGAATTACTGGTTGGACCGCACTCCACGGGCGGGCGCTCATCGTGCCAGACGTCAAAACAGAGCCACGCTACATCTCAGTGCGCCCTCATGTCTGCTCTGAAATGGCAGTGCCGATGGAAGATCGCGGCATGGTCATCGGTGTTGTCAATGTCGACAGCGAACAGCTCAATGCCTTTGACGAGCATGCCCTCAAAATTCTTACTCTACTGACCAACGAAGCCAGCCGCGTGGTTTCTAGGCTCTGGTTGATTAAGCAACTGCGCGTCAAAGCCCACCAACTCGAGTCCCTCATCAACATGGGACAAGGACTCGTCGGCGAACTCGAGCAAGACAAGGTGCTCCACAGCCTCGCCCACGAAGGCCGCCAACTCATGAACTGCCATGGGTGCGCACTCTTCCTCCTCTCGCCGGACCAAACACAGCTGAAGCTACACACTATGATCGGTCCGAAAGGTAGTATCGATACTCCGATCAATATATTGGTCGAAGAAAGCTCCTTCAAATCCGGGATCCACCGTAAAAAGCAAATCGAGGTCGCCGACCTGCCCTTCACTGTCGAGAACGACTTCATCAAAATTGTTCAAAGTGAAGGCCTCGTCTCCATGCTCGCTACGCCCATCATCTTCAACAACGAAGTCATCGGCCTACTGAACGCCTACACCTCCCATCACCACCGCTTCAATAACGACGAGAAAAAAGTCTTCGCCACACTCGCTCAACTCGGAGCCATCGCCATTCAAAATGCGCGTCTCTACTCACGCATTTTTACCTCCGAAGAATCTCTGCGCCAAAACGAGAAGCTCACCACCCTAGGCATGCTCGCGGCTGAAATCGCACACGAGATTCGAAACCCGCTCACAGTGATCAAGCTGCTGTTCGAATCACTCGATCTTCAATTCGAGCCAGGCGACGACCGCGAGACCGACATGAACGTGATTGGCGATAAGCTCAATCAACTCGAGGCAATCGTCAGCCGCGTGCTCGACTTCGGCCGCAATCGCCAAGACATGCACGCCAGCTACGATCTCAATGCTCTGATCAAAGAGACGCTCCGCTTGGTCCGTCTAAAACTCCACCAGAGCAAGATCGAGATCAACTACCTGCCCAACGCACACCCCCTACATGTGCAGGTCAACAAAGGGCAGATCCAGCAGGTCATGCTCAACCTCATACTCAACGCCACCCAAGTCATGCCCGAAGGTGGACGTATCGAGATCTCAAGCACAGGCGATGATCAACAAGCGATCTTCACCATTAAGGACAATGGCCCCGGAATGCCAGAAAGCATACAAGGCGACATCTTCGAATCCTTCCTCACCAATCGTCCAGGCGGCACCGGACTCGGGCTCTCGATCAGCAAACGCATCCTCCGCGACCACCATGGCAACATCGAGCTCGTCCAATCCACATCTGAAGGCACCAGCTTTCGTTTTTGGCTACCGAAAAGCTAA
- the glnD gene encoding [protein-PII] uridylyltransferase — protein MPIQENPVFRRLHKHAQKRLVFDPGVSRNKQLPAYKRYIELENEMLKRHHEKSDSGLEVCQSRAAMVDVVIENLFLAALDLYTTEHGALPCKMAVLATGGYGRQELNPHSDIDIMFLYPEKISGKNFEKFQEVLAEEILYPLWDLGWKVGHASRNTKEAIEEAKSEIQSKNAILESRIICGSDPLYEDMQKRFALYCKKENSKDYIQQRLSDERDRHAKFGNTVYLQEPDIKNGVGGLRDYQNILWMANIKFGYGSFKEINKAKLLRRHLKEEMEAAYDFLLRTRTQLHLQNRRPTDKLDLEQQPTVAAGLGYPQEDIFERVEAFMKDYYTAGRTIYHISELLKERLALSSEDDPRSTKRITFREALRAHQHLPLKRVDGFILQDKVFTQESKSVFTEDPLRLIRIFHLMQQFGAKLHPDLKFRISRSLPLIDHSIINHPSAAKSFCSILRAPGEVFPILKLMHELGVLGRYLPEFGQLTCMVQHEYYHRYTADEHVLRTIKHLDEVFQKDTPITAHYEKALRKNDDPLLLYLILLLHDIGKSEGVKGHDVNGVRIAKPILDRFDISEDEQEQVLFIIRHHLAMSRIWQRYDLDDPKTAHSFAEFIEDPEQLRFLYVHTYCDARGTAPTLWNDYKETMHRTLFNRTLEQFEAKHVIEKKRREEKEKLHQKIVERAIPGIADDEIEAHFNGLPKRYFINNKPAEIELHLSMVHQLLTQVQQEEVIGALAPVIDWHNDVDLNMTVVNVVTWDRAGLFYKLAGALTLAGVNIVSTKAVSRDDHITIDTFYIMDPDGGALSDEKAYQIFKTHIDDALMHGRRLTGEIERLESKVKSQKKKLRGILPAPIKPHVEVYHELSLNRTIIEVQAEDRIGLLYGIARVIYSRGYNITFARISTERGIAMDTFYIEKINSREIISPRNLIELKEKLDRIANE, from the coding sequence ATGCCAATTCAAGAAAATCCAGTCTTTCGACGCCTCCATAAACATGCGCAAAAGCGCCTGGTGTTCGACCCTGGAGTCTCGCGAAACAAGCAACTGCCGGCTTACAAGCGCTACATTGAGCTGGAGAACGAGATGCTCAAGCGGCACCATGAAAAGAGCGACTCGGGGCTAGAGGTCTGCCAATCACGCGCCGCCATGGTCGACGTCGTCATTGAGAATCTGTTCCTCGCCGCGCTCGATCTATATACCACCGAGCATGGTGCGCTCCCTTGCAAGATGGCCGTGCTCGCCACCGGCGGCTATGGCCGGCAAGAGCTCAACCCGCACAGCGACATCGACATCATGTTTCTCTATCCCGAGAAAATTTCGGGCAAGAATTTTGAGAAATTCCAAGAGGTGCTCGCTGAGGAAATCCTCTATCCACTCTGGGATCTGGGCTGGAAAGTCGGCCACGCCTCTCGTAATACCAAAGAAGCGATCGAAGAAGCTAAAAGCGAGATCCAGTCGAAGAACGCGATTCTCGAGTCACGCATCATCTGCGGCTCTGACCCGCTCTACGAAGATATGCAGAAGCGCTTTGCGCTCTACTGCAAAAAGGAAAACTCTAAGGATTACATTCAGCAGCGACTCTCGGACGAACGCGACCGACACGCCAAGTTTGGCAACACCGTCTACCTACAAGAGCCAGACATCAAGAACGGCGTTGGCGGACTACGTGATTATCAAAACATCCTCTGGATGGCCAATATTAAGTTCGGCTATGGTTCCTTCAAGGAAATCAACAAGGCCAAGCTACTGCGCCGCCACCTCAAAGAAGAAATGGAGGCCGCCTACGACTTCCTGCTGCGCACCCGCACACAGCTCCACCTCCAGAACCGCCGCCCCACAGACAAGCTCGACTTAGAGCAGCAACCCACCGTCGCCGCGGGGCTCGGCTACCCGCAGGAAGATATTTTCGAACGCGTCGAAGCGTTCATGAAGGACTACTACACCGCAGGGCGCACCATCTACCACATCAGCGAACTGCTCAAAGAGCGCCTCGCCCTCTCCAGCGAAGACGATCCGCGCAGCACTAAACGCATTACCTTCCGCGAAGCACTGCGCGCGCACCAACACCTGCCATTGAAGCGTGTGGATGGCTTCATCCTACAAGACAAAGTCTTCACTCAAGAGAGCAAGTCCGTCTTCACCGAAGACCCGCTTCGCCTGATCCGCATCTTTCACTTGATGCAACAGTTCGGTGCCAAGCTCCACCCAGACCTAAAATTCCGGATCTCACGCTCACTGCCACTGATTGACCATTCCATCATCAATCACCCTTCTGCCGCGAAAAGCTTTTGCTCCATCCTCCGCGCCCCAGGCGAGGTCTTTCCGATCCTTAAGCTCATGCACGAGCTCGGCGTCCTTGGTCGCTATCTGCCAGAATTCGGGCAACTCACCTGTATGGTGCAGCACGAGTATTACCACCGCTATACCGCAGATGAGCATGTCCTACGCACGATCAAGCACCTCGACGAAGTCTTCCAGAAAGACACCCCGATTACTGCCCATTACGAGAAAGCACTGCGCAAAAACGACGACCCGCTCCTGCTCTACTTAATCCTGCTCTTACACGACATCGGTAAATCCGAAGGCGTCAAAGGGCACGACGTCAACGGCGTGCGTATCGCAAAGCCGATCCTCGATCGCTTTGATATCAGCGAAGATGAACAAGAACAGGTTCTATTCATTATCCGCCACCACCTCGCCATGTCACGCATTTGGCAGCGCTACGACCTCGACGATCCAAAGACCGCTCACTCCTTTGCTGAGTTTATCGAAGATCCAGAGCAATTGCGCTTTCTCTACGTCCACACCTATTGCGATGCGAGGGGCACTGCGCCCACACTCTGGAATGACTATAAAGAGACAATGCACCGCACCTTGTTTAATCGCACGCTGGAGCAATTCGAGGCCAAGCATGTCATCGAGAAAAAACGCCGAGAGGAAAAAGAAAAGCTACATCAAAAGATTGTCGAACGCGCAATCCCAGGCATCGCCGACGACGAAATCGAAGCCCACTTCAACGGCCTACCTAAGCGCTATTTCATCAACAACAAACCAGCCGAAATCGAACTGCACCTCAGTATGGTGCACCAACTACTCACTCAAGTTCAACAGGAAGAAGTGATCGGCGCCCTCGCGCCCGTCATCGATTGGCATAACGATGTCGACCTCAACATGACAGTCGTGAATGTCGTAACTTGGGATCGCGCTGGGCTCTTCTACAAGCTCGCAGGCGCGCTTACCCTCGCAGGCGTCAACATCGTCAGCACTAAGGCCGTCTCACGCGATGACCATATCACCATCGACACCTTCTACATCATGGATCCCGATGGCGGTGCCCTATCCGATGAGAAGGCATATCAGATCTTCAAGACCCACATCGATGATGCACTCATGCACGGTCGACGGCTCACTGGAGAAATCGAACGCCTCGAAAGCAAAGTCAAAAGCCAGAAGAAGAAACTCCGCGGCATTCTCCCTGCACCGATCAAACCGCATGTCGAAGTCTACCACGAACTTTCGCTCAACCGCACGATCATCGAAGTGCAGGCGGAAGACCGCATCGGCCTGCTCTATGGGATTGCCCGCGTCATTTATTCCAGAGGCTATAACATCACCTTCGCCCGCATCTCCACAGAGCGCGGCATCGCGATGGATACCTTCTACATCGAAAAGATTAATTCACGAGAAATCATCAGCCCGCGCAACCTCATCGAACTGAAGGAGAAGCTAGACCGCATCGCGAACGAGTAA
- a CDS encoding peptidylprolyl isomerase, whose protein sequence is MQIADGTVVAMDYALKDDEGTLIDQSQPGQPMVYLHGHRNIIPGLEAALVGKTAGETAEVRVDPANGYGEPNPALEQVVPKDRFQGVEDLQAGMQFQANTDQGPVSVRVVKVEGDEVTVDGNHPLAGKHLNFNVTIQEVRAATEEEIAHGHIHQGGGCCGGEGKEGGCCNDEPKGEGECCNSDEPKSEEGGCCSH, encoded by the coding sequence ATGCAAATCGCAGACGGCACAGTAGTCGCAATGGACTACGCTCTTAAAGACGACGAAGGAACTTTGATTGATCAGTCACAGCCTGGACAACCAATGGTGTATCTTCACGGACATCGCAACATCATCCCAGGCCTCGAAGCAGCGCTTGTGGGTAAGACAGCAGGCGAAACCGCAGAAGTGCGCGTTGATCCAGCAAATGGCTACGGCGAGCCAAATCCAGCATTGGAGCAAGTGGTGCCTAAGGATCGTTTCCAAGGCGTCGAAGACCTCCAGGCTGGCATGCAGTTTCAAGCTAACACAGACCAAGGCCCTGTCTCGGTTCGTGTTGTAAAAGTCGAAGGTGACGAAGTCACAGTTGACGGCAACCACCCGCTTGCAGGCAAGCACCTCAATTTCAACGTGACAATTCAAGAAGTTCGCGCTGCGACTGAAGAAGAAATCGCACACGGCCACATTCACCAGGGCGGCGGTTGCTGCGGTGGCGAAGGCAAAGAAGGTGGCTGCTGCAACGACGAGCCAAAGGGCGAAGGCGAATGCTGCAACTCCGACGAGCCTAAGAGCGAAGAAGGCGGTTGCTGCTCGCACTAA
- a CDS encoding ABC transporter ATP-binding protein, which translates to MPNSDNPPPALSIKGLSLRRGDKTILKDVNWSVLPDEHWAILGANGCGKTSLLAALTGYLSPTTGTMECIGRHYGKSDWSEMRKRIGMVSSSLTRRVPADEPAIETVLSGATAQLGYWTREQSVDPSKALRCLSQLKVRALADRPWGILSQGERQKVFIARSLMARPKLLILDEPCAGLDPVAREQFLESLQTLALRKRGPRLVLVTHHIEEIFPEITHILLLKDGKVLAQGPKSEVLNSENLSQAFGAPLQVRRNHKADRWSLQLKAE; encoded by the coding sequence ATGCCAAACTCTGACAACCCACCCCCCGCTTTATCCATCAAGGGCCTGTCGCTTCGCCGAGGCGACAAGACCATTCTGAAGGATGTCAATTGGAGCGTGCTGCCCGACGAGCACTGGGCAATTCTCGGAGCAAATGGTTGCGGCAAGACGTCGCTCCTTGCGGCACTAACAGGCTATCTCAGTCCGACGACTGGCACGATGGAGTGCATTGGTAGGCATTACGGAAAATCTGATTGGAGCGAAATGCGAAAGCGCATTGGCATGGTGAGCAGCAGCTTAACAAGGCGCGTGCCTGCGGATGAACCCGCGATCGAAACCGTCTTAAGCGGCGCCACCGCACAGCTCGGTTATTGGACTCGTGAACAAAGCGTGGATCCATCCAAAGCACTCCGCTGCCTCAGTCAGCTCAAAGTGCGTGCACTGGCAGACCGTCCATGGGGTATACTCAGCCAAGGTGAACGCCAAAAGGTATTCATCGCCCGCTCTCTGATGGCTCGCCCGAAGCTCCTGATCCTCGATGAGCCTTGCGCAGGGCTCGACCCCGTCGCCCGCGAGCAGTTCCTAGAGAGCCTACAGACACTGGCTCTACGAAAACGTGGCCCGCGCTTGGTTCTGGTCACGCACCACATCGAAGAGATCTTCCCTGAGATCACCCACATCTTACTGCTGAAGGATGGCAAGGTCTTGGCGCAAGGCCCCAAATCCGAGGTGCTCAACTCCGAGAATTTGAGCCAGGCCTTCGGCGCTCCATTGCAAGTGCGACGCAATCATAAGGCTGATCGCTGGAGCTTGCAGCTGAAAGCCGAGTAA
- the dinD gene encoding DNA damage-inducible protein D, with translation MDTELIHGLTGTFEDHAQQTESGVEFWLARDLQHLLGYGKWDNFLNVLSKGKTACEISGHPTSDHFADVGKMVDLGSGSVRKIDDIMLTRYACYLIAQNGDPRKQEIAFAQTYFAVQTRKAELIEQRLLESERVNAREKLKQTEKELSAVIDELTGGGQNFAKIRSKGDVALFGRPTQAMKETWNVPDKRPLADFAPTILLKAKDFAAEITIHNARAHEIRDEPQISNEHVTNNQAVRATLIERGIRPEALPAAEDVKKVERRLASEQKKSLRSPEALEE, from the coding sequence ATGGATACCGAACTGATTCATGGCTTAACGGGGACTTTCGAAGATCACGCGCAACAGACGGAGAGTGGCGTGGAGTTTTGGCTCGCTCGCGACTTGCAGCATTTGCTTGGGTATGGGAAGTGGGATAATTTTCTCAATGTCCTGTCTAAAGGAAAAACGGCTTGCGAAATCAGTGGTCATCCAACTTCGGACCATTTTGCCGACGTCGGGAAAATGGTCGATTTAGGATCGGGGAGCGTTCGGAAAATCGACGACATCATGCTCACCCGCTACGCCTGCTACTTGATCGCACAGAATGGCGATCCGCGGAAGCAGGAGATTGCGTTCGCCCAGACATACTTTGCGGTGCAGACCCGTAAGGCCGAATTGATTGAGCAACGCTTATTGGAGTCCGAGCGCGTGAATGCGCGCGAAAAGCTGAAGCAGACCGAAAAGGAGCTCTCCGCTGTAATCGACGAATTGACTGGCGGTGGACAAAACTTCGCAAAGATTCGCAGTAAAGGAGACGTGGCATTGTTCGGTCGGCCCACCCAAGCGATGAAAGAAACTTGGAACGTGCCCGACAAGCGTCCACTCGCAGACTTCGCGCCGACTATACTTTTAAAGGCCAAAGACTTTGCGGCTGAGATTACGATTCACAACGCCCGCGCGCATGAGATACGTGATGAGCCGCAAATTTCGAACGAGCACGTCACGAATAACCAGGCCGTCCGTGCTACATTGATCGAACGTGGCATTCGACCTGAGGCATTGCCCGCTGCGGAGGACGTTAAAAAGGTCGAACGTCGCCTTGCATCCGAACAAAAGAAAAGCCTCCGAAGTCCAGAGGCGTTGGAGGAGTGA
- a CDS encoding LysR family transcriptional regulator, with product MKLPWLNYHHLLYFRTIAREGGVNRAAEALGLSQSTLSAQLKDLETSLGTPLFHREGRRLVLTEAGQTALEYAEDIFDMGDELRSWFASQHHPDLKTVRIGTTGPLSKVLQFEILRPLAMAGETKAQVIQNDYSELIDKLKKHQLDIVLSNLPLSEMDTDLLDAHLLGEMPVYLVGRPPFKIPDLKFPKWLEGIPVFLPSSRTSARMDFDALMTRAGIKPQVQAEVDDTGLLRMLSLSGAGLALVPEIGVQFELSQRKLLRIEKVPKVKERFYAITTHRKKLPPQVNEIIETAKQALLTANEKMRERKV from the coding sequence ATGAAACTGCCATGGCTCAATTATCATCACCTTCTCTACTTTAGAACCATCGCGCGTGAAGGCGGTGTGAATCGGGCCGCTGAGGCGCTAGGTTTGTCTCAATCGACTCTCAGTGCGCAACTCAAAGACCTAGAGACTTCTTTAGGCACGCCGTTGTTTCATCGCGAAGGGCGTAGGCTCGTGCTCACGGAAGCGGGGCAAACCGCGCTCGAATATGCAGAAGATATTTTTGATATGGGCGATGAGTTGCGCTCGTGGTTTGCGAGCCAACATCACCCAGATCTTAAAACGGTGCGCATCGGCACGACCGGTCCACTCTCAAAGGTGCTGCAATTTGAGATTTTACGTCCTTTGGCGATGGCAGGCGAAACGAAGGCTCAAGTCATTCAGAATGATTATTCGGAGCTGATTGATAAGTTAAAGAAGCATCAACTAGACATCGTTCTATCGAATTTACCGTTAAGCGAGATGGATACGGATCTGCTCGATGCTCATCTGCTTGGAGAGATGCCGGTCTATCTGGTCGGCCGACCACCATTCAAAATTCCGGACCTCAAATTTCCAAAGTGGCTGGAGGGCATCCCAGTATTTTTACCATCTTCAAGAACATCGGCCCGTATGGATTTTGATGCATTGATGACTCGCGCTGGCATTAAGCCGCAGGTGCAAGCCGAAGTCGACGATACCGGGCTTTTAAGAATGCTTTCCCTCTCAGGCGCAGGCCTCGCACTTGTGCCCGAGATCGGCGTGCAGTTTGAGCTCTCGCAGCGCAAACTCTTACGCATTGAAAAGGTGCCTAAAGTAAAGGAGCGGTTTTACGCGATCACCACCCACCGCAAGAAACTGCCGCCACAGGTCAACGAGATCATTGAAACTGCCAAGCAGGCATTACTCACCGCCAATGAGAAGATGCGGGAGCGAAAAGTATGA